A section of the Salmo trutta chromosome 4, fSalTru1.1, whole genome shotgun sequence genome encodes:
- the LOC115191769 gene encoding G protein-regulated inducer of neurite outgrowth 3-like codes for MGTNPKRTVTVQMVPQLAGVEALGNQESNTNWAKEPNLNLTQGCPAPTTTPAPVPTEHTHDNLCLTTPNTTSRIQSTGHGQPVGGGVGSNTNTSFSTNGNGGKSPSEHVIGIEQQMALTCRGGVSVTDATAEGRRDGNANLTALTPTAASEEKEKHISKAGLSSAVKSSKVDVHTNYCREKEPGGAGAGNGCAAKPSPEPTAVPSATVRVSAVAKEESLLAGDNKNATTPNQHPPQTCDPKHTSASEVLTSLTTPKQGKAEGAAVTTNKVAPPPYKSKEADSSTTTQSLSPLPSPATATTTATNPTPSERPLQASKKNTPKTISQNPPSQTEHNKTAATSQPEQTKETAVAPVNAAITTTPPSSDSKENVGLRNKASSPTPPEKKDLQPTPVAKTEICLNKHLLAASSESSSQKDSPSSLNEAQQNQQSEAQQGQNQQPAHHAAQVADEAVQTASVSEEMQQKAHCKLYREASTMTRTPIATPTATPTHSKQGQDVEVQAVANMCSRAVSTSPSLFPLPPPYRSTDRGAALREEAAVESLSVVYQVPLHQIHMGSSPSCPPPPNYTAGLRSGSERLTLEAGSCSSQSAGVVLHAEEAVAALHAEVARLGAKPKDLAVGGAAALCNIQQRGALPPLQPVYQINIEPCGGQNEPVAKANHHQHRGEKAVADSQSKPNAAEKPTVSNEAQTVPTQPAKPPSAKAPSPLSPTAVSMTKSSDNKAAPPPSQSTSSVAKPSQASTTTSKKAEDTKPKTAVKAAKESIVKGVGGVKALLGKKKQEQLEPERKDKEEEDEEGKQKGEKSVHDVLWDEQGMTWEVYGASVDPESLGFAIQSHLQCKIKEQEKKVVTQSSLRKSISVPPVVPDSPATVAVDDANSRKNKRRQQNVFRSMLKNVRRPKCCAHPPPTSVLE; via the coding sequence GAACCAACCCAAAAAGGACAGTGACAGTCCAAATGGTCCCTCAGCTGGCTGGAGTGGAAGCTCTGGGAAACCAGGAGTCTAACACCAACTGGGCTAAAGAACCTAACCTGAACCTCACCCAGGGTTGCCCTGCCCCCACCACTACCCCTGCCCCTGtccctacagaacacacacatgataacCTGTGTCTGACAACCCCCAACACAACCTCCAGGATCCAATCAACTGGCCATGGACAACCGGTTGGCGGCGGGGTGGGGTCCAACACCAACACATCTTTCTCGACCAATGGCAACGGAGGGAAATCGCCATCGGAGCATGTGATTGGAATAGAGCAGCAGATGGCATTGACATGCCGAGGAGGTGTGAGTGTAACCGACGCGACGGCAGAGGGCCGTAGGGACGGCAACGCCAATTTGACAGCGTTAACCCCCACAGCCGCCAGTGAGGAGAAGGAGAAGCATATCTCTAAGGCCGGCCTGTCGTCCGCCGTTAAATCATCAAAGGTTGACGTGCATACGAATTACTGCAGAGAGAAAGAGCCTGGTGGAGCAGGGGCAGGGAATGGGTGTGCAGCCAAGCCATCGCCAGAGCCCACAGCAGTACCGAGTGCTACCGTCAGAGTTTCTGCAGTAGCTAAAGAGGAGTCACTACTAGCAGGGGACAACAAAAACGCAACCACACCAAATCAACATCCCCCTCAGACCTGTGATCCAAAGCATACCTCGGCCTCTGAAGTGCTGACGTCTCTGACGACTCCCAAACAAGGTAAGGCAGAGGGAGCTGCAGTGACTACAAACAAGGTTGCTCCGCCTCCTTACAAATCAAAAGAGGCTGATAGTAGTACTACAACACAGAGTCTCTCACCTTTACCTAGCCCAGCCACCGCAACCACCACCGCCACCAACCCTACTCCATCAGAACGTCCTCTACAGGCCTCTAAAAAAAATACGCCCAAGACAATCTCTCAGAACCCTCCTTCCCAAACGGAACATAATAAAACGGCAGCTACATCGCAGCCGGAACAGACCAAGGAGACTGCAGTAGCTCCTGTCAATGCTGCCATCACCACCACGCCTCCATCATCAGACAGCAAGGAAAACGTAGGGCTTAGGAATAAGGCCTCAAGTCCGACACCCCCCGAGAAGAAGGATTTACAACCTACTCCAGTAGCAAAGACAGAGATCTGCTTAAATAAACACCTGCTGGCGGCATCGTCAGAGTCTTCATCACAGAAGGATTCTCCCTCGTCACTCAACGAGGCCCAACAGAACCAGCAGTCTGAGGCCCAACAGGGCCAGAACCAGCAGCCTGCCCACCATGCAGCACAGGTGGCAGACGAAGCCGTCCAGACTGCCTCGGTCTCGGAGGAGATGCAACAGAAAGCCCACTGTAAACTATACCGGGAGGCCTCCACCATGACCCGCACCCCCATCGCCACCCCCACTGCCACCCCCACCCATAGCAAGCAGGGCCAGGACGTAGAGGTCCAAGCAGTGGCTAACATGTGCAGCCGGGCGGTCTCCACCAGCCCCAGCCTGTTTCCTCTGCCCCCGCCCTACAGGTCCACTGACAGAGGTGCTGCCCTGAGGGAGGAAGCAGCAGTTGAGAGCCTGTCTGTGGTCTACCAGGTGCCCCTCCACCAGATTCACATGGGCAGCAGTCCATCCTGCCCCCCGCCACCTAACTACACCGCAGGTCTCAGGTCTGGGTCAGAGCGATTGACCCTGGAGGCGGGGTCATGCTCCAGTCAGAGTGCCGGCGTGGTGCTCCATGCAGAGGAGGCGGTGGCGGCCCTCCATGCAGAGGTCGCCAGGCTGGGGGCCAAGCCTAAAGATCTGGCAGTCGGGGGGGCAGCAGCGCTATGCAACATCCAGCAGAGAGGAGCACTCCCGCCTCTGCAGCCCGTCTACCAGATCAACATCGAGCCGTGCGGCGGCCAAAACGAGCCGGTAGCTAAAGCGAATCATCACCAGCATCGAGGCGAGAAGGCAGTGGCAGACTCCCAATCCAAGCCCAATGCAGCAGAGAAACCAACGGTGTCTAATGAAGCGCAGACCGTGCCAACGCAGCCTGCCAAGCCTCCCTCTGCTAAAGCTCCATCCCCCTTGTCGCCAACTGCCGTAAGCATGACCAAATCCTCCGACAATAAGGCTGCTCCTCCTCCTTCGCAGTCAACTTCTTCCGTTGCCAAGCCCAGCCAGGCCTCAACGACAACCTCCAAAAAAGCAGAGGACACTAAACCCAAGACGGCAGTGAAAGCGGCGAAGGAGAGCATTGTTAAGGGGGTTGGGGGCGTTAAGGCTTTGTTGGGCAAGAAGAAGCAGGAGCAGCTGGAGCCGGAGAGGAAGGACAAGGAGGAAGAAGATGAGGAGGGGAaacagaaaggagagaagagcgTTCACGATGTGCTGTGGGACGAGCAGGGGATGACCTGGGAGGTGTACGGAGCATCCGTTGACCCCGAGTCCCTTGGCTTTGCCATCCAGAGCCACCTGCAGTGTAAGATCAAAGAACAAGAGAAGAAGGTCGTG